The DNA region GTGCCTTCATGTGCCACTTTGAGAGTATCCCATATCTCTtttgcactttgcaatccatCCACTTTATCAAATTCCTCTCTACTCAAGGATGAGAGGAGGATGGTTGCGGCTTGAGCATTGCGGTGGAATAATTGTTGCATGGTTGGTCCAAAACTTTCATCATCGCTATCCGGTTGCTCAATACCTACACaaacaatctcccaaagactagggtgaagagaaaacaagtgccatctcatgttagtcctccattgggagtagttagttccatcaaagtgtgggggttttccaagagaaacggaaagaaaattgttgttggaactcatgttatcataattgaaaggagtgcgagagtagttagaagtaaccgatttcttcttcttccttctcttgatgtagatggacccttcatcactacttgatgttgaggatgaggatgactcaatcactatcctcttgcttttgcttttgctcTTACTCTTTTTCTTGTGATCTCCACTCTTCTTGGAGCAATCGGATACATCAAACTTGGCGTTGTCATCTTCCTTGTGCATCTCACCTTctttgcccttgttcttctcaagactcttgtgtgaatcttctccggccatgatctcctcgagttgttagactcaaatttgaggaaccacgctctgataccacttgaaagtacgcctagagggggggtgaataggcgatcgttgcttaaaacctgcacacaagaattcagtccgaggctgcctggcggaccgtccgctgggactgtccgctgggcacttccaatgtCCGCTGGGACGTCTCGGGTAAGAAATGTAACCGATTGAAAActaaaacttgtatacaaaatctatttgaatagaaatgctctaatacaagttaggaacactaaatgcggaagcaatctagcacaagataggtatacaagtagatcgggcaagaatactacaCGGAGGTACAAAAAGCAAGTATAACAAATGTGCAAGAGATGATGTGATGTAATcaaacacaagagacacaagatttttcacccgaggttcgaatccactcaaggattctacgtccccgttgaggagtccacaaaggaccgggtttctctcaaccctttcctctctcaagcaaccacaaaggtcaaacttgagcttttcactagcaacaagggtaatacaaacttctcaatccaaccacaccacgagttggttgttcttgagcacctctaaccgtctaggagccaagctccaagagtaatagatgtggaaagcgatggagaatgccaagagatgcccaagagaggtgaatctcttggggaaagcttgaatcttgcttggatcttgctcaaactcaaccctagaccaaggatttggagtggagaagctagggttttactttggggagctttggagtgcttagaatgtgcttgaggctCAGCTTATGCAATTTTGACCGGTTGTTTTTCGTTGGGGGtcgaaggggtatatatagagcctctctaaaaactagccgttaggctgtttttagtgtcctggcggactgtccgccaggcctggcggactgtccgccaggaacactcgggtttgcaatcttctgttcaaggcatgggttccggatttggtttatttgtgttctaccacatactttccacatcccccttgatagtacggtatacctagactcaagaaaatataaaacaaagaattatcttcgcttaaaccacatttcttgaaccggtaccgttctccaattttaacgaatcgtcggaattggttcttcttcttttctcctttttggtttctttgacccctgctcattattctcaattgaaacattagatacacatttaggttgttataaatcaccaaaataggtcattaggcctagatgcactttcacaaTCTCATATCTGCAAAATATTTTCTTGGAAGCACACGTGTATGTAATCATCATAAGATGTAGATATCTCAGTGATATGCAAGTAATTTACTGCCTAAAAGCTTGGTCTCAGGGCAAATAAATTCTTTGTAAGAACATATTACAAGTAATGTCTAGATCTCCATCACCTTATGTTCTAGTTCTAAGTTAAAGACATGTAGTATATTTTGCAGCGAATACGTCATtaattaagtaaaacctaaTTAAGGTAATTCTATTTGTTAAAATACAATTTACATAGTAAATTGCAAAATTAACGAGGCTGACGTATTTAAATTTTAGTCTAATAATTAGTGCATAGGAGTGAAAAAATTACTCCGCCATACAAATTCTTTTCCCTTCGCCGCTGTGGATTTATAGTCCATCGGTAGCTGTCGTGGAGAGCGAACTCTACCGCCGTAGAAGCGCTAGCGGGTGAGCATGCCAGATCGTCGTCGAGAGCCTCATGCAAGCCATCATCCTGATGCTCACAACTGGAGCGCAGCCGCGCGGGCTCTACCTCCATGATGGTGACCCTCCGTGACGGTGACAAAGCAGTTTGAGAAGTATATGAAAGCTAAAGACTTAATACAGAATTTGAAGAACCCTAGGGCCATGGTAGCTCACCAAAAGTAAGAATATATTGATTAGCGTCCAATTTGAGGCCGATTAGTCCTCAATGTCCGTTTGATGAAGATGCTACTGGTTGCTTCCGGCATCGAGGCCATGTCGAAGATGCTACTTGGCCGATTGGCCCTTGCTAGTGACTGGCCGCATTCTCTCCGATGTGTCCTCGTTACATTCTTCCTTCTTGTCTCACGGTCTTGTCGCTGCCATAGGGGCACGCGCTGGCGGATGCCGCCTCCGCAGCCATTAATGAACAATTGCGGCACGAAGGCGGACAGTTGGTTCCGGCAAGTATTTTGACGTGGTGGCCGTCGGCATCGTCATCTTCTTGTTGCTGTTCATACAAGATCAGATACCTCTATTCTTCTCCGATCGATTCCATGCAAGTGATTTGCCATGTAGGCATCCGGTGTCGCTAGTTGGTGACGAAGATGTTGGAGGGGATCACGTCGTCTTGGACGCAAGGCAGGTTGTTAACCGCTCATCGCCGGCGTCGTTGATTGCTGTGTTGTGGCCGAACTCAGAGGCTAGTAGAGCAAACAGTGCTGATAACGTGCTGAAACTACAAAGTAGAGAGTAGAATAGAATGAACAAATGATTCATTGATTGATTGAATGAATAGTATGATTATATATTTATACATGGTGAAAGTGTGTGTCCAAAAGACATATCTTTTGATATTTCAGACCACTTCGCGAAAGGTCCAGAATCTTTCGTAAAAAGTCATATCTATCTATAAAAAATGCAATCTAATTATCACTAATGAActtaattctaaccaacgcgACGGCGCCGTGATCGACCCGGTGCGCGTCCGTCCTTTGGGTAGCGTGTCGTGCCGGCCAGCGGCAAGGCGATGATGCCCCGAGAGCCGAAGCGTGAGCACCAAGACCCCACGGCAGGTCGGCAGTCCAGTCGCCCACCGACACAGCTTCCGTCTCGCGGCGGGTTCCATGGCTCCTCCATACGTCTGGTGAACCGCGGCTGGTACGGAAACGGCGGCCGGGTTGTTGGGGTTTCAAGAGATCCGCCAGATCTCGCTGGGCGGCACTGTGCCCAAACCGATCGTGTCGGCAATCGTAGAGCCACAGGAGATTTCGGCACTACAAGAAGACAGAATTTGCGAGCGGCCTGAGGCTCTGAGCGCTGCCGTGCCCAGCGACTCCGCGAGACCTGAACTGAAGCCAAGCTGCCACTGCCAGCACGAGCGCGTAAGCTGCTTTCTCCAGGAGATGAAGAAGGAATGATGGCGGGACCTGGACTACTGGAGTGGAGTGTCTGCACTCTCTATGTTTTCAATAAAATGAAAAGAGTTTGCGCACTCATCAGCTGCTCAGCTGTTCAATTGCTATCCGTGGACTGTACAAGCACAACACGTCTGCAATGCAACAATAATAGGAAGCTCTCTACTTGGCAACAGCTAACAAACCGTCCCACGCCCGCACGCCACCTGTCGGACCAAAACCGGTAGCGCGAGCCCCCAATCACACACCACCGAGAGGCGTCGACGCTCTCCATCTCGATCGGAACAGTACAGCCGCCGTGCGGTGCGCCGGGCCCGAGCGACAGGAGGAAACGCCTATCCCGGCACGCACGATGCACGAACAGTGCACAAGCAGCTCTCTCGCGGCGAGGAGGACCACTACACGTACTCCGTCGGTACGTGTGACGATCCGGAAAAAATCTTTTCGCGTTCCATCAGAGCCCCCGGCACATCCCGGCCGTGCCGGTACTGCGCCGAACGGAGCAGCTCATCACCGCCGCAAACGACGGATTGAGCCGGACCCGCGCCGCGCTCACCATTCGATGCGAAAAGGTCGGGCGACGACGGCGATCTATCGTTCGATCTACAAGCTCGTTCGCCGACGAGTGATGGCGTGCGGAGACggcaaaaaggaaaagaaaaaaaaacgagCGCTGGGTGGAGGATCGCTGTCTCGCCGGGTGGGACGTTTGCATATGTGCAACGCCACGGCACATCTGACTGAAAGCGCCCGCGCACCGGCGCCGGCGGTCCGGGGCGCGCGGTTCTGTTCGGTCCGGCGATGCCATTCAGCCATTCAGGGGACGCGGCCGCGCGCTCGCTCCGCCGGCAACGCCGCATCTAGTACCCTTCCGTGTCGTGTCGAGggcctcgtcgatcgccgacgACGGGTCACGGGCAGCCGCGACAGGGCGTAGGCAGGGCGCGCGGGCGAGCAAGGGCACGGAACACTAATTTTTTAGTCTTTGTACaccaattagaaatattaaatactccatccatttttatttacatatcgtattagagctaaatttaatcaaatttataaaaaatatagcaacaactGTCCTATACAACATATGCACTGTCAACGTATACTTTATGGTGGATTCAATAAACAAATTTGGTATTGTAAATGTtattatttttctataaatttggttaaaGTTGGTCAAATTTAACTTAGCACAAACCTAAtattatatataaataaaaatagagaaagtatagtctaattataaaaccaattgtataaatggaagctaattcacgagacgaatccactaaacctaattaattcatGACTTAAtcatgttgtgctacagtaaatatgtgctaatgatgaattagttaggcttaatagattcgtctaataaattaaatttcatttatgcaattgattttataattagtctatatttaatatccTAATCAATGATAAAATATCTAATGTGATAGGGATTAAATTTTAATCCGACGGATGACCCCAACTCTCCCAACTCTCGTGCAAGGTGGACCAGGCGGCGCTGTAGCCGTGACCTGCAGCTCGGTGATGCAACGCAATTACGCAATCGTCGTGTTTGATGATGAGGACAGAAGAGGGGGATCGGGCACGAACCGGGCACGCCATGGATCAGCCAAGGAAAGGGTGGCGCGAGCGATCGGGATTCGGAAAGAACACGTGGATCAGTCCGTGTAGGCATCGGACGCCCAAGCAGGCAAGCGTATCTGCAGCATGGATTACGGAGCAAGAACGGGCTAGTGATGAGCTTATGGAGCACGAAGGTACTGAGGGGTATCCAAAGTACGGCGATGAACGATCAATTCCGAGTTCGTACCGGAAAGCAACACCTCCAACTCCTATAGTTTCTCACCAGACAGGTAAGACCGTATACAATTGTTTACCATATGTCCTACGATGATATTTTCCGCATCCACGACGGTGACAAACTGGAGTATTTCGAAAAATATTTTTCCATAGAAATTTCTTTTGCAttagaaagaaaaaagaagttTATCAGGGAGAGGAAATTTTTTACTTTATTTTAGCTTACTTTTTGCTAGGCCTGGCCTACGGAAGAAGAAAACTGCTCAATCAGGGAGGGGCAAAGCCTTTAAAAACCACAGGAAAGTGCGCGCAGTATTTTAAGGAGCTCCCCACGCCCCCGTGCTCTCCCAGGACAGTCCCGTCAGCCAGTCGCCCCCTCCGCCCCTCACCTCCCGCTCGCAGGAGGcccggccgcggccggcggcgatggggCACGGCGCCAGCTGCGGCCGCCCCAGCGAGGAGGTGGACTTCTTCGGCGCCGCGCAGTCGGGCGACCtcggccgcctcgccgccgccctgcgctcCCGCCCCACCCTGCTCAGCCGGACCACGCTCTTCGACCGCCTCTCCGCGCTCCACAtcgccgccgcccacggccACCTCCAGGTACGAGCTGCGGGGGCGGCGAACCACCAGCGCAACCTTTGCTTACCTCTTGATTTGACTCAGTCCCGCCGCGGCCACGCCCGCTCCTCTTCCCGTTTCTGGCCGCCGCGAGCGACTAACTGCGGCCATGGTGATTCCTTTCCTTCTTCAGGTGGTCTCGCTGGCATTGGACCTTTGCGTGCACCCGGACGTCGTTAACCGCCACAAACAGGTTCGcatcgcacgccgccgccccctcctggTCCTCTATGTTGTTCCCGCCTGACACCTCGGGCCTTCAATTTGTCGCAGACGGCGCTGATGCTCGCGGCGATGCACGGGAAGACCGACTGCGTTCGGCGGCTGCTCGATGCCGGTGCCAATGTGAGCCTCACGAACACCGTATTGGCGGCTGCAACTTGCAGTTGCTGGCCACGGAGTCAGACTACTGAATGGTGGTTTTCTTCCCTACCTCATCTTTTTGGGTGTGCAGATCGTGATGTTCGATTCGTCGCACGGTCGGACGTGCCTGCACTACGCGGCGTACTACGGCCACGCGGACTGCCTCCGGACCATCCTCTCGGCGGCCAAGTCCGCGCCGGTGTCGGAATCCTGGTTGGCCTTCGTCGCCCCGTAGACACCACCGTCTCGCCGCCGCTCTCCTTTGGTGCTCCTCGCTAATCTGTGCTCAGCCGTGGAGATGCAGGGGGTTCGCGCGCTTCGTGAACGTGCGGGACGACGCCGGGGCGACGCCGCTGCACCTCGCGGCGAGGCAGGGCTGGCGGCGCTGCGTCCACGTCCTGCTCGAGAACGGTGCCATCGTGTCAGCCTCCAGTGGCGCCTTCGGGTCGggattcttcctcctcctctcttgTCAAACGACGCATTTTTATgtgaaaagagaaaaaaaatcgCACCTTTTGAGGAAACTTTGTCATGTATTTGACCTGAGCGCGCGCTCCTGCAGATTCCCCGGGAGCACGCCGCTGCATTTGGCCGCGCGCGGCGGCAACCTGGACTGCGTCCGGCAGCTCCTCTCCTGGGGCGCCGACCGCCTCCAGCGAGACTCCGTCGGGTGAGCGAGCAATTGGTTCATGCCGTCCCAAATGCCGATGCAGTGTTGCCTTCAGAGTTCGGCAGTAAACCTGGGGGCACCTGCGTTCGTCAGTCCGTTCCGCGCCGTACTGATGCGGTGGGTTGATTCTGCCTCTGCAGGAGAATTCCGTATGAGGTCGCCGTGAAGCGAGGGCACGTCGCGTGCGCGGCGCTGCTGAACCCGTCGTCCGCCGAGCCCCTGGTGTGGCCGTCCGCGCTCAAGTTCATCAGCGAGCTCGAGCCCAACGCCAAGTCCCTGCTCGAAGCGGCTCTGATGGAGGCCAacagggagagggagaggaggatcCTGAAGGGGACCAAGAATGCACTGCCGTCGCCATCTCATTCCGACGACGGTGCTCATGACGCCGCCATAGCTGAGGTAAATTCCATTGCAAGCTGCATACAAATAGTATCTCTTTTTGGTGCGGGGTTCCTCATGGCATCCTATCTTGGAATGAtgactcgagtagcttccttacGGTTTGCCGGTATGATCACGAATCGCTGAACATAGTCAAACCTTAAGTGTCACCTGCACGCTTTAGAGTTTCAACGCAGTCACTTGCTCCAAAACGTACTGGCACTGTAAACAAGCACCCGTCTTGGGGGGTGTTCGTTTCCtcccctctaaattttagacccatcacatcaaagagaatcttatcatttagaagtattaaataaaatctttttataaatttttttgatAGATGGGtgttaattcgcgagacaaatttaatgagcctaaataatccataatttgccacagtgatgctacagtaatcatccactaatcatggattaatatacctcattagattcgtctcgcgaattagacctggggttctgcaattagttttgtaattagactttatttaatacttctaaatgacaagattctctttgatgtgacccctctaaaatttagaggcaGGGAAACGAACATACCCTTGATCCGAGAGGGACAAGTGACATCTTGAGAAGTGTTAAAGATCAGTATACTAGGACGCTTAACCAGCGGGTGTCAGCGTGATGGCTACTGCTACTGGCTTTTGGGCACTATTTTAACACCGTGCTTATCGGTAATGCCAAGCCCGGCACATGTCTGTCAAACAGCGGGCAGCAATGTGCGCATCCACTTGCTCGATCGACTGGCCCGTTGCTCATCTGAGCAACCGCGCCAATCCATATGAGCTCGGCATTATTCAAACCACCTCTATCCAGATCAATGTACGATCACACATGGTCGATCTGGCCTGCGTTCCCCATGGCGCGCATCTTGTTCAGACTGATAGCCAAGGGCGGCGTGCCCTTGTTTGTGCAGGCTAGCGACGCGGAGGTGTGCAGCATCTGCTTCGAGCAGGCGTGCAGCATCGAGGTCCGGGAGTGCGGGCACCAGATGTGCGCGGCGTGCACGCTGGCGCTGTGCTGCCACGCCAAGCCCAACCCGGCGACGCAGTCCCAGCCGCTGCCGACCTGCCCGTTCTGCCGCGGCGGCATCGCGCGGCTGGTGGTAGCGACGCGGGCGCgggccggcgacgaggaggaggggagCAGGCTGGAGTCGCCCAGGCACCGGCGGGCGCGCCGGTCCATGAACCTCAGCGGCGACGCGGGCAGCACCAGCAGCCTCATGGGCAGCATCGCCTCGTCCATCGGCAAGATGGGCCGCCGGCGAACGGACAGCAGCGAGCAGGTCGACGACAAGCCGTAGCAAAGCGTTCTTTGCTCCGCCCCCGGCGTCCATCCATTCAGATCAAACCAGTGCATATAcgatcatcatcaccatcatcatccTCGCCGCTGCCATCGATCACGGAACGAACAAGCCGCTGTTTTTGTAGATTATTTTTTGGCAAATGAGTTATTCCCCTGTGTAGATTCATTCAAGCGATCCAGCGCTGTAGATCCGATCATCATCCGAATAAGCAGCCAGTCCAGTCCGTCCGTCCTTGCCTGGCAGCCCCCATGCGGCCTTGCCTCCTCCGTTGGAGTTCTTGAAACGCTGCTGTACATGTCCGATTCGCAGAGATCTGGCCCGGTCTGATGATGGGAACCCCGGTACAGATCCATGTGACCGATTCATATGATTGCCCGAATGGGGCTGCGCCGCTCCGGGCCGGCCAGTTGCTGCACTCAGAATTTGTCCCAATCTCGCCAAGATCTTGCCTCCGGCTCTGAATTCTGATCTGGGGAGTGTGCCTGGCTGAGTGGGGTGGTGGCGATTGGGCTTTGGATCCCCTGAACAATGGTGGATGGGGAACTGGGGACATGGATCGCCGCAAGTTTCCTCTTGGATCGGACCAACTGCATCTTTTTTATAGTAATCTTGATAAATGATTTTGTGAGAGGGAGGGAGATTGGATTGGACCAACTACTGCTGAAAGCTGAATGAGATGGGGAGGGGGCAACTGCTGCCACTGGTTGACGTCATGGCTTGTCTGGCCCCAGTCAGCTGCTGTTAATACTGGCTGCTGACCGcctgttgacttgttggaccaaCTCTGCAGTTCCAGGACCAGCCCTTGAAAGTTTGTTTAGGCAAAAATACTATTAATTagaaacttataggttttgcaCCACAAGAACTGGAGAAGTAAAACTATGAAGCGTGTTCCCTCCTTGGCATTGTAAAAACGCATGAGCCTCATATTCAGTCATTCAGACAGCTCGCTGGGCATTTTCCAGCACCTGAGACTGAGAGTATAACTGTATGAGCATCTCAGCATCTGCATTGCAAGTGCAAACCCTGTGTCGCAGCTCAACAAGAGAGCATCCGGAAGGAAGAAACACAGTGGATAAACCTGTGGAAGTTTTTAGTAGGAATACATGAGCTGACAGAGAACAAGACGACCTTTCCCAGAAAACGAGGAGAGGCGACATGACATCACTTGGTCAGGAACGCTAGCATAACACTTCCGAGCCTGGAAATGTGACGATGTCAGCGTCCTGGTATAcgtagaaagaaaagaaaggcacAGCGCActgcaggtctgcagcagcgtctggcctgcctgcctgcctgcctgacCATGGCGAGGGCGTAAAGACGCCGCGGACGGATTCCTTCCTTCCTGCCCTCGTCTTCGTCTCGGTCTCTTGAACCCCGAGCCTTGATCGAACCGAAACCAAACCCATGCCGAGAGCTCCATGATCCATGGCGGAGGCAGGATGCTGAACCGCACGAAGACAAGGCGGATCGTGTTATGTATGTATGGCGTGCAAGAGGGTGCCGCGCCTGCTGTCTCCAGAAGCAGGGGAAACGAACGGATGCGCCGACACAGTGCTGGGAGCTGTAGCTCAGTAGATCGAACAGTGGCTGTATTTTCTGCATTTTGTAAGGTCTACGTCTGACCACACAAAACAATTCATCACCGGTGAAAAAGGATCGGCACGAGTTTGGCCTCTATGCAACCGCTGAAAGTCCACCTGTTGCTGTCCCCATCCCAGACGATCCCAGAGCAAAAGAGATGGAGGCAGTAGGTAACAATGCGCCTTCGATCGACACCATGGTATGCAACGGACAAGCGGCTTGATATACAATCGACATGCAGAGAAGTCCAGCGCTGCGCTATGCACCAGGAATGGCCATCTACAATATCACTGGTTCTCTTTCTCCCTGTCAGCACGGGCGCATGGCACGTGGTAGTGCAAGTACAATGAAAGGGAGGAGCCACAGGATAAGCTAAAAATCTCGGGAAAGCTTGCCCAAGTTGTTCTACTAAAAGTGATAAGACCAGCCATCACAATATAACTCGCAGCGCCCGTACCTGCCATGGGATGGCTCAAGGCTCCCTGCTGCGCAGGTGTTGCTCACAACCACTCAGAGGAACAAGCATTAGCAGATGTGGTGGTAGGGGAATTAGAGGCGGAAGGTAGTAATTGAGGAGCAGATGACAAGATTGATGGCGTGGTCACTCGGGTTGGAAAACCTGGAAGGAAGAACGAATATTTCAGGAGAAATTTTGCTATTTGATATTGAATTCGCACGTCTTACTTGTTTTAACGCTCAATTCGCAAGACTTTTGAAATATAACACTGAGCACGTAAATTCTTTCGATTTGAGGGTTTTCTACTCTTTTCTCCTTtcaattccttttctttttccttttcatttTCTAGGGCCAGTGAATGGACAGCAATACTCCTACCTTATCATCTACACCGATTGGACAGGAAGGCCCGACCGTTCTTCTCCGACGCCGGCTGCTCGAGCAGCACTCCAGGCTGCGGACCACCACGCGCCCAAATGCGCCGCGGCCGAGCATGCCTGAAAGTTGCAGCGCCGCCGCATCCTCTCCGCTAGCCGCGTCCACCTGGAGCTAGCCTCGCACAGGGTATCAAGCACCCCAGCTACCTCGAGCGGGCACTGCAGGGAGCGAGGGCCGTCGGTATCTTCGGCCTCGTGATTGGTAGCCTAATCTGTGTCGACGACCGCGCCAGTCTGTGCTCCCCTCGGCTCTCGTTGCAGCTCCATTGCTTGAGTGCCCAATCCGATGGTGGACAAGCAGCCGCAAACATGTCCCGCCGATGAGCACCTACAACTTCAGCACAGCGCGAGGCCGAGCAACAACAGCAGAGCGCTACGAGTCAACGATAAGTCGCCGAGCCTCCGAGCAGCCGTGCGTAGCATTGCCGATTGGGGCATCTGATTCCAAATCCACCATCTGTGTTGACTCTTGCCCCCGGCGCCGTCCACAACTGCGTTAAGGACGCAGCTCGCGCAGCACCCGCAACCGGCCACCCCTAGGTGCCGTACATAGCTTTAGcgtgagctcgagctcgctaTTGAGCTGTCGCCTGTCCGCCGCCGGCAGCGAGGAGTTTCGCCACTTCCAGCGAGTTTCCGGTGAGTTTGCTTGGGCGGTTTCAGTTCCTGCAAAGGGCAAATTAGGCCTAGAAAATGGAAAGAAAATAAGTGAAATAGAGAAAAGGAGAGGAAAATTACTGAATGGAAAGAATTCGCACGCTCAGTGTCATATTTTAAAAGGCTTGCAAATTGAGTATTTAAAAAAAGCGAGGCGTGCGAACGCATGATTGCAGCCTGCTGGTAACGTGGCGGTCGGAGGAGGAGAACTGGAACTGTAGGAGACGTAAAATGGCGGAGTGAATTCAGATGATGGGACCAGAGTCACCGCGCCCGACACTAGGGCCGCCCGCCCGGCATCTTCCTCTCCCTTGCGTCGCGTGACTCTGTCCAAGCACTAGCGGAAAAGGACTTTGGAGAAGTGCGTCCTGTGGCAAGTGTCGTGTGTAGCCTATGGGGTATTGTGACTGGTCGTTGCGGGCTCCAGTGCCCGTAGTATCACGCGAAGAAGCTTTGCTTGCCTTGTAGGAGGCGGACAGGCCGTTCGCTGGAAGCGGAGCCTATCGAAGCGTCGATGCATCTGATGCAGTACCAGCACTGGTAGTGAGACGGGCTTAATTTTGTAGTGCAATCTCAGCCCACTTTCACGTCCGGCCCGGGATGGCGGATGATGGATGATGGACAATGGACcaggcagaagaaaaaggaagaggCCGACTGACAACAGTCGAGGAATATACGTCCCAGGCCTAAGTTCCTGGCCCACCCGTATATTCAGCTTGGCAGCCTGCTGGACTCGAGAATTAATTTTTTTCGTGGGAATTCATTTTACAACACCAACACCAAATGGTAACTCCAACGCCTGGACACACAAATTGTGGTGACCATAATCGATCAACCTGCGATCACCAATTCGGCATCTTCACCCCATCAAAGCCCCAACAATCTGGAGGCCATAGTCGGGTGCTATTAGGCGCAACGCGCGTGACTGGAGTTCGACGTATCGTAGAAGTGGGTTGGCGCAAGAGCAGGTTGTTTGTTGGGCCGATATTTC from Panicum hallii strain FIL2 chromosome 9, PHallii_v3.1, whole genome shotgun sequence includes:
- the LOC112877456 gene encoding E3 ubiquitin-protein ligase XB3-like, coding for MGHGASCGRPSEEVDFFGAAQSGDLGRLAAALRSRPTLLSRTTLFDRLSALHIAAAHGHLQVVSLALDLCVHPDVVNRHKQTALMLAAMHGKTDCVRRLLDAGANIVMFDSSHGRTCLHYAAYYGHADCLRTILSAAKSAPVSESWGFARFVNVRDDAGATPLHLAARQGWRRCVHVLLENGAIVSASSGAFGFPGSTPLHLAARGGNLDCVRQLLSWGADRLQRDSVGRIPYEVAVKRGHVACAALLNPSSAEPLVWPSALKFISELEPNAKSLLEAALMEANRERERRILKGTKNALPSPSHSDDGAHDAAIAEASDAEVCSICFEQACSIEVRECGHQMCAACTLALCCHAKPNPATQSQPLPTCPFCRGGIARLVVATRARAGDEEEGSRLESPRHRRARRSMNLSGDAGSTSSLMGSIASSIGKMGRRRTDSSEQVDDKP